From the genome of Desulfonatronum thiosulfatophilum, one region includes:
- the prfA gene encoding peptide chain release factor 1 — protein sequence MFAKLESLQDKYQELERELSSAEVFSDQSRYRQLTKRHSELGEIVTVYREYSRTMADLESNKELLGDSDPEIREMARAELELLDAKIEDLQRQLQILLLPKDPLDDRNVILEIRAGTGGDEAALFAADLFRMYMRYAERTGLRTELIQASESGTGGVKEGIASISGNKAYSLLKHESGVHRVQRVPATESQGRIHTSAVTVAILPEAEEVDVHIDPNDVRTDVYRSSGPGGQSVNTTDSAVRVTHIPTGLVVICQDEKSQHKNRAKAMTVLRSRLLKAKQEEQKQSYDQNRKSQVGSGDRSERIRTYNYPQGRITDHRINLTLYRLEAVLEGEMDELVNALVQHYQTEALKAETEEVGS from the coding sequence ATGTTTGCAAAACTTGAAAGCCTTCAGGACAAGTATCAGGAACTGGAGCGGGAGTTGAGTTCCGCGGAGGTTTTCAGTGATCAGTCCCGGTATCGTCAGCTGACAAAGCGCCATTCGGAATTGGGCGAAATTGTTACTGTCTATCGTGAATATTCCCGCACCATGGCTGATTTGGAATCGAACAAGGAGCTCCTTGGCGACTCGGATCCTGAGATTCGGGAAATGGCTCGTGCCGAGTTGGAACTCCTTGATGCAAAAATTGAAGATCTGCAGCGACAGCTGCAGATCCTTTTGCTTCCGAAAGATCCCCTTGATGACCGAAATGTCATTCTCGAAATCCGAGCCGGAACCGGTGGTGATGAGGCTGCCCTCTTTGCCGCGGATCTCTTTCGGATGTACATGCGTTATGCCGAGCGCACCGGTTTGCGGACCGAACTTATTCAGGCCAGCGAAAGCGGCACTGGCGGGGTCAAGGAAGGGATCGCATCCATTTCAGGGAACAAGGCGTATAGTCTCCTGAAACATGAATCCGGAGTACACCGCGTGCAACGCGTTCCGGCAACGGAATCCCAGGGCAGAATCCACACTTCCGCCGTGACAGTGGCCATCCTGCCGGAGGCCGAAGAGGTTGATGTTCATATTGACCCCAATGACGTTCGTACGGATGTCTATCGCTCATCCGGACCTGGCGGGCAAAGCGTCAACACAACTGATTCCGCCGTCCGCGTAACCCACATCCCCACAGGTCTCGTGGTGATTTGCCAGGATGAGAAATCCCAGCATAAGAACCGGGCCAAGGCAATGACCGTGCTCCGGTCTCGGCTGCTCAAGGCCAAGCAGGAAGAGCAGAAGCAATCATACGACCAGAACCGGAAGAGCCAAGTAGGTAGCGGGGACCGTTCCGAACGTATCCGGACGTATAATTATCCTCAGGGCAGGATCACCGACCATCGCATCAACCTGACGCTCTATCGGTTGGAAGCCGTTCTTGAAGGAGAAATGGACGAACTGGTGAACGCCTTGGTCCAGCACTATCAAACCGAAGCCTTGAAAGCGGAAACCGAAGAAGTTGGATCTTGA
- the prmC gene encoding peptide chain release factor N(5)-glutamine methyltransferase — MSMTQLTLRDILIKSTGYLSQKRVDSPRLSAELVIAHALGVDRLALFLDPDKPLGENELARIRPFLIRRGTGEPMAYILGHKEFYGLDFLVSKDVLIPRPDTELGVDLVLKSFPKERKLLFADVGSGSGALAVTLLTKFPNGQAIATDISLRTLGISKLNAQRHGVSERILTVQGDLLKHLGSLCLDFIIANLPYISEDEARTLSPEVICYEPRQALIGGPKGDELFAPLLSDAMRVLKRGGCILLETGSTQAAAVHDHIQRISANWKRVRVHKDLSGLDRFVSAWWE; from the coding sequence ATGTCCATGACGCAGCTGACCCTGCGTGACATTTTAATAAAAAGCACTGGCTATTTAAGCCAAAAGCGGGTCGATTCTCCTCGATTAAGTGCTGAGCTTGTGATTGCTCACGCTTTAGGGGTAGATCGACTCGCTCTGTTTCTGGACCCGGACAAGCCCCTCGGCGAAAATGAATTGGCCAGAATCCGACCGTTTCTGATCAGACGCGGGACCGGTGAGCCAATGGCCTATATCCTCGGGCATAAAGAATTTTACGGGCTGGACTTCCTCGTCTCGAAAGATGTTCTCATTCCCAGACCTGACACGGAACTGGGAGTTGACTTGGTCTTGAAAAGTTTCCCCAAAGAGAGGAAACTTTTATTTGCAGATGTCGGTTCCGGTAGCGGCGCTCTGGCCGTGACCCTGCTCACAAAATTTCCCAATGGCCAGGCAATAGCTACAGACATTAGTTTAAGGACTTTGGGAATAAGCAAGCTTAATGCCCAGCGGCACGGCGTATCCGAGCGAATCCTGACAGTCCAAGGCGACTTGCTGAAACATCTGGGATCACTTTGTCTGGATTTTATCATCGCCAACCTGCCCTACATTAGTGAAGATGAAGCCCGAACGCTCAGTCCTGAAGTTATCTGTTACGAACCCCGCCAGGCACTAATCGGTGGACCGAAAGGGGATGAGCTTTTTGCGCCGCTCCTGAGCGATGCCATGCGTGTTTTGAAGAGAGGGGGATGTATTCTGCTGGAAACAGGTTCAACACAAGCCGCGGCTGTTCATGATCACATTCAAAGGATTTCAGCAAATTGGAAACGCGTCCGAGTTCATAAAGATCTTTCCGGATTGGACAGGTTTGTGTCTGCATGGTGGGAATAG
- the lpxC gene encoding UDP-3-O-acyl-N-acetylglucosamine deacetylase yields the protein MTCQKTIKRSIQCSGIGLHKGRKVRLVLRPAAEDTGIVFALHGVDGVRFHSPSADAVVETTMATTLGFDGQRLATVEHLLAAVRGLEIDNLYVEVEGDEVPIMDGSSASFIFLLRAAGFRRQNKPRRVLTLKKPIHFQQDGKWIKASPSDRLTIDYTIDFNHPLVGTQKFFVDCNPENFTRDIAKARTFGFMREVEYLRRNGLALGGSLDNAVVLDEYGVINPDGLRFPDEFVRHKILDFIGDLFVLGMPMNGDFKVFCSGHALNNAFVRYLVDNRGEYLELDESGEQVIAEEAFFPSPAQAPATSQIWN from the coding sequence ATGACTTGCCAGAAAACAATTAAACGTTCCATTCAGTGTTCGGGAATCGGCTTGCACAAAGGTCGAAAAGTCCGGCTGGTGCTACGTCCCGCAGCTGAAGATACAGGGATAGTGTTCGCCTTGCATGGGGTCGACGGAGTGCGCTTTCACAGTCCTTCCGCGGATGCCGTCGTTGAGACGACCATGGCTACCACGCTCGGATTTGACGGGCAGCGGCTTGCCACAGTCGAACATCTCCTGGCAGCGGTAAGGGGCCTGGAAATCGATAATTTGTATGTCGAAGTGGAAGGGGACGAAGTACCGATCATGGACGGCAGTTCGGCCTCCTTTATTTTTTTGCTGCGCGCAGCGGGCTTTCGCCGCCAGAACAAGCCCCGACGCGTACTAACTTTGAAAAAGCCGATTCATTTTCAGCAGGATGGTAAATGGATCAAAGCGAGCCCGTCTGACCGGTTGACTATCGACTACACCATCGATTTCAATCATCCCCTGGTTGGGACACAGAAATTTTTCGTGGACTGCAATCCAGAGAATTTCACCCGAGATATTGCCAAAGCACGCACATTCGGATTTATGAGGGAAGTAGAATACTTGCGCCGTAACGGTTTGGCTCTTGGCGGTTCGCTGGATAATGCCGTTGTCTTGGATGAATACGGCGTAATCAATCCCGACGGACTACGTTTTCCGGATGAATTTGTGCGTCATAAAATCTTGGATTTTATCGGCGACCTCTTTGTTCTCGGAATGCCCATGAATGGAGACTTCAAGGTGTTTTGCTCGGGTCATGCATTAAACAATGCATTTGTACGTTACCTGGTGGATAATCGGGGCGAGTACCTGGAACTGGACGAATCCGGTGAGCAGGTCATTGCCGAGGAAGCTTTTTTTCCTTCGCCGGCCCAGGCTCCAGCAACTTCACAGATCTGGAATTGA
- the amrB gene encoding AmmeMemoRadiSam system protein B, translated as MDRSYIVGGKFYPGTRPAWETEVRNYLEPRNIQAEQALLAMVPHAGYAYSGAIAGKTLSAVSVPETILLLGPNHTGLGASFAVWPSGRWILPGAYLNVDTRLAQSIIDSTPATADHQAHNQEHSLEVILPFLYVLNPDLRIVPMAVSETKLDNLLSIGQDLAGVLSKWTTPVLIVVSSDMSHFISAEQAKYQDDLALSAILELDPVKFYLTVRSGNISMCGVLPMTIGLTIVNSMGGSQAKIIAYGTSGDVSGEFSQVVGYAGVVIT; from the coding sequence ATGGATCGATCATATATCGTTGGAGGTAAATTTTACCCCGGCACAAGACCGGCATGGGAAACCGAAGTCCGAAACTATCTTGAGCCCAGGAATATCCAGGCAGAGCAGGCGCTACTGGCCATGGTTCCGCATGCCGGCTACGCCTATTCCGGGGCAATAGCCGGCAAGACATTGTCTGCCGTATCCGTACCCGAAACAATATTGCTTCTGGGGCCGAATCATACGGGATTGGGAGCTTCTTTCGCCGTATGGCCTTCCGGGCGCTGGATACTTCCCGGCGCGTACCTAAATGTGGATACTCGACTGGCACAATCCATTATTGACAGCACTCCGGCAACAGCCGACCATCAAGCCCATAATCAGGAGCATTCCCTAGAAGTGATATTGCCCTTCCTTTATGTCTTGAATCCCGATTTGCGTATTGTCCCCATGGCCGTTTCCGAAACAAAACTGGACAATCTGCTGTCAATTGGTCAGGACTTGGCCGGCGTGCTCAGCAAATGGACTACCCCGGTACTGATTGTGGTCAGTTCGGACATGAGCCACTTCATTTCCGCGGAACAGGCGAAATACCAGGATGATCTTGCCTTGAGCGCAATTCTGGAACTGGATCCGGTAAAATTTTATTTAACCGTTCGTTCTGGGAATATCAGCATGTGCGGCGTGCTGCCGATGACTATCGGCTTGACCATTGTTAACAGCATGGGCGGATCACAGGCAAAAATCATCGCCTATGGGACCTCTGGGGATGTAAGTGGGGAATTTTCTCAGGTCGTGGGATATGCGGGAGTCGTGATCACCTGA
- the groES gene encoding co-chaperone GroES gives MKLKPLNDRVLVKRLEGEEVTKGGIIIPDSAKEKPMKGEVIAVGPGKVGDDGTRTKVAVEAGDKVLFNKYAGTEMKVDGEEFLVMREDDILAIIEE, from the coding sequence ATGAAATTGAAACCATTGAATGATCGTGTGTTGGTAAAACGGCTTGAGGGTGAGGAAGTTACCAAAGGCGGCATCATCATCCCTGATTCCGCAAAGGAAAAGCCCATGAAGGGTGAAGTCATCGCCGTTGGTCCGGGAAAAGTCGGCGACGACGGGACGCGCACCAAGGTGGCGGTGGAAGCAGGCGACAAGGTGCTCTTCAACAAGTACGCCGGAACTGAAATGAAGGTGGACGGCGAAGAGTTCCTGGTCATGCGCGAGGACGACATTCTCGCGATTATCGAAGAGTAA
- the groL gene encoding chaperonin GroEL (60 kDa chaperone family; promotes refolding of misfolded polypeptides especially under stressful conditions; forms two stacked rings of heptamers to form a barrel-shaped 14mer; ends can be capped by GroES; misfolded proteins enter the barrel where they are refolded when GroES binds), translating into MASKEILFDTKAREKLKKGVDTLANAVKVTLGPKGRNVVIEKSFGSPIITKDGVTVAKEIELSDKFENMGAQMVKEVASKTSDVAGDGTTTATILAQAIFTDGVKLVTAGRNPMAIKRGIDKAVEAVTADLVNQTKPTRDQKEIAQVGTISANNDPTIGNIIAEAMNKVGKEGVITVEEAKGLETTLDVVEGMQFDRGYLSPYFVTDPEKMLCEMDEPLILICEKKISSMKDMLPVLEQVAKMSKPLLIISEDVEGEALATLVVNKLRGTLQVSAVKAPGFGERRKAMLQDIAILTGGQMVSEDLGIKLENISLNDLGKAKRIVINKENTTIIDGAGDPEQIKARVKQIRSEIDETTSDYDREKLQERLAKIVGGVAVINVGAATETEMKEKKARVEDALNATRAAVEEGIVPGGGVALVRSVKSLDGIKTVDDDEAAGVTLVRRAIEEPLRMISANAGFEGSIVVEKVKDGKDGYGFNAATGVYEDLIAAGVIDPKKVTRIALQNAASVAGLLLTTECAVAEKPEPKKDMPMPGGGMGGMGGMGGMY; encoded by the coding sequence ATGGCTTCTAAAGAAATATTGTTTGACACCAAGGCGCGTGAAAAACTGAAAAAGGGTGTTGACACCCTGGCGAACGCAGTCAAAGTGACCCTCGGCCCCAAGGGCCGCAACGTGGTCATTGAGAAGTCCTTCGGCTCGCCGATCATCACCAAGGACGGCGTCACCGTGGCCAAGGAAATCGAACTTTCAGACAAGTTCGAGAACATGGGCGCCCAGATGGTCAAGGAAGTCGCCAGCAAGACCAGTGATGTCGCCGGCGACGGAACCACTACAGCCACCATCCTGGCCCAGGCCATTTTCACAGACGGTGTAAAGCTGGTAACCGCCGGCCGTAATCCCATGGCCATCAAGCGCGGCATCGACAAGGCCGTTGAAGCCGTCACCGCTGATTTGGTCAACCAGACCAAGCCTACCCGGGACCAGAAAGAAATCGCTCAGGTCGGCACCATTTCCGCGAACAATGACCCGACCATCGGCAACATCATTGCCGAAGCCATGAACAAGGTCGGCAAGGAAGGCGTGATCACCGTTGAAGAGGCCAAGGGCCTGGAAACAACCCTGGACGTGGTCGAGGGCATGCAGTTTGACCGTGGTTACCTCTCCCCCTATTTCGTGACCGATCCGGAAAAGATGCTTTGCGAAATGGACGAGCCCCTGATCCTGATTTGCGAGAAGAAGATCTCCAGCATGAAAGACATGCTGCCCGTTCTTGAGCAGGTCGCCAAAATGTCCAAGCCGCTATTGATCATCTCTGAAGATGTGGAAGGCGAAGCCTTGGCTACACTGGTCGTGAACAAACTGCGCGGCACGTTGCAGGTTTCCGCCGTAAAGGCCCCCGGTTTTGGCGAGCGTCGCAAGGCCATGTTGCAGGACATCGCCATCCTGACCGGTGGACAGATGGTTTCCGAAGACTTGGGCATCAAGCTGGAGAACATCTCCCTGAACGATCTGGGCAAGGCCAAGCGGATCGTGATCAACAAGGAAAACACGACCATCATCGACGGCGCAGGCGATCCTGAGCAGATTAAGGCCCGTGTGAAGCAGATCCGCAGCGAGATCGACGAGACCACTTCCGATTACGACCGCGAGAAGCTGCAGGAGCGTCTGGCCAAGATCGTCGGCGGAGTGGCCGTGATCAATGTCGGCGCCGCCACGGAAACCGAGATGAAGGAAAAGAAGGCCCGCGTCGAAGATGCGCTCAATGCAACCCGCGCTGCCGTGGAAGAAGGCATTGTTCCCGGCGGTGGCGTGGCTTTGGTTCGCTCCGTGAAGAGCCTGGATGGTATCAAGACCGTTGACGATGACGAAGCCGCCGGCGTGACGCTGGTCCGCCGGGCCATTGAAGAGCCCCTGCGGATGATCTCGGCCAATGCCGGTTTCGAGGGTTCCATCGTTGTGGAAAAGGTCAAAGACGGTAAAGACGGATACGGCTTCAACGCCGCCACCGGCGTCTATGAAGATCTGATCGCCGCCGGCGTCATTGATCCGAAGAAGGTCACCCGTATTGCTCTTCAGAATGCCGCATCCGTGGCCGGTCTGCTGCTGACCACCGAATGCGCCGTGGCTGAAAAGCCCGAGCCGAAGAAAGATATGCCCATGCCCGGCGGTGGTATGGGCGGAATGGGCGGAATGGGCGGAATGTACTAA
- a CDS encoding GGDEF domain-containing protein, whose protein sequence is MKRCFEDLCATMDKLGVPRESKWRGLILYMRSIRDYEFLTAEQRERTQDLVMQVLRRKDFSDKAFQKLLRDNEAIINDRWRHKLTETLQDTAQLIKQFQTLLQRRKNDVQDLEVMTLETIHSDQPMEKMVAEIQNGFQKIEGMLQSDLETIVAMSMTDELTKIYNRRALDSFMHRAITNSLSCQTPLAMVFLDIDNFKQFNDKYGHLVGDQALITVAGLLKACINDQERGVGCTIFPARFGGEEFVLIMPGASDSEAVSFAEKVRKRIQDYNFLIRNGSGEVVYSGVKITISAGVAELHAYCGHSPNSATLIEAADRALYQAKKDGRNKVVLYQGNGVPET, encoded by the coding sequence ATGAAACGGTGTTTCGAAGATCTTTGCGCGACCATGGACAAGTTGGGTGTTCCCCGGGAGTCCAAGTGGCGGGGATTGATTCTGTACATGCGCAGCATCCGTGATTACGAGTTTCTGACCGCGGAACAACGGGAGCGGACACAGGACCTGGTCATGCAGGTACTACGCAGGAAGGACTTTTCCGATAAGGCGTTTCAGAAGCTGTTGCGGGACAACGAAGCAATTATCAATGATCGATGGCGGCACAAGCTGACGGAGACCCTGCAGGATACAGCCCAGCTGATAAAGCAGTTTCAGACTTTGTTGCAGCGCAGAAAAAATGATGTCCAAGACCTTGAAGTCATGACCCTGGAAACCATCCATAGCGATCAGCCTATGGAGAAAATGGTCGCCGAGATTCAGAACGGATTTCAAAAGATTGAAGGCATGTTGCAGAGCGATTTGGAAACCATCGTGGCCATGAGCATGACCGATGAACTAACGAAAATATACAATCGCAGGGCCCTGGACTCCTTCATGCACCGCGCGATTACCAATTCGCTATCCTGTCAGACCCCCTTGGCCATGGTTTTCCTGGATATCGACAACTTCAAGCAGTTCAACGACAAATACGGACACCTGGTTGGCGACCAGGCTCTTATAACCGTTGCGGGATTGCTCAAGGCATGTATCAACGACCAGGAAAGGGGAGTCGGTTGCACTATCTTCCCCGCGCGTTTCGGTGGAGAGGAGTTTGTGCTGATCATGCCTGGGGCTTCAGATTCAGAGGCCGTGAGTTTTGCCGAAAAGGTTCGTAAAAGGATTCAAGATTATAACTTCCTGATTCGCAATGGCAGCGGTGAAGTGGTTTACTCAGGAGTAAAAATAACCATCAGCGCCGGCGTGGCTGAACTGCATGCCTACTGCGGACATAGTCCCAACAGTGCCACTTTAATTGAGGCTGCGGACCGAGCGTTGTACCAGGCAAAGAAAGATGGCAGGAACAAGGTGGTGCTGTACCAGGGCAATGGAGTCCCAGAAACGTAG
- the hflX gene encoding GTPase HflX, whose product MLSLETGRQIGLLIDRQGKPRIVIVGDAHGIIIPELPPGRHGPGRLRGLRLLHTHLNQDPLNEEDLMDLIFLRLDSISVLCLDAWGQPSLFSWAHLLPGGAEQSPYQVFPPTSWDQVHVNFLEQTEAIEEELGRTIAAQGPAPTGDRALLVSVDTLPRAEQELNLDELSDLAKTSGITVVGNMIQRVQRQNPKHILGKGKLAELEVLALRTNAGILLFDQDLSPTQIRNLTHLSERKVLDRTQLILDIFAQHAKTRAGKLQVEMAQLRYTMPRLVRQDRAMSRLAGGIGGRGPGETKLELDRRKIRQRIARIKQDLEDLRRQREATRVRRQKVGLPIVAMVGYTNTGKSSLLNILTASEVLAENKLFATLDPTSRRVRFPQQREVIITDTVGFIRRLPPELKEAFRATLEELDEADLFLHVADAAHPELERQVQDVRGILEEMNLQEVPTLLLLNKLDLLSVEDRVRLGQIFPEGIGISVQTGEGLENLVQRIMIALPVSLA is encoded by the coding sequence ATGCTCAGCTTAGAGACGGGGCGGCAGATCGGTCTGCTTATCGATCGACAGGGCAAGCCACGGATCGTCATCGTAGGCGATGCCCATGGAATCATCATACCTGAACTCCCTCCTGGCCGTCATGGACCGGGACGCTTGCGCGGACTGCGCCTGTTGCATACCCACCTCAATCAGGATCCTCTGAATGAAGAGGACCTGATGGACCTGATCTTCCTGCGCCTGGACTCCATCTCCGTTTTGTGCCTTGATGCCTGGGGGCAGCCAAGCCTTTTCTCCTGGGCTCACCTCCTTCCCGGCGGTGCGGAACAAAGCCCGTACCAGGTTTTCCCACCGACATCATGGGATCAGGTCCATGTCAATTTTTTGGAGCAAACTGAAGCCATCGAGGAAGAGCTTGGTCGGACCATCGCGGCGCAAGGTCCGGCGCCAACCGGCGACAGGGCTTTGCTGGTCAGCGTGGATACGCTTCCTCGCGCCGAACAGGAACTCAACCTTGATGAACTTTCGGATTTGGCGAAGACTTCGGGAATTACCGTTGTCGGCAACATGATCCAACGGGTTCAGCGTCAAAATCCCAAACACATTCTGGGCAAGGGAAAACTTGCCGAACTTGAGGTTCTGGCTTTGCGGACGAATGCCGGAATTCTGCTCTTTGATCAGGACTTAAGTCCAACCCAGATTCGCAACCTGACCCATCTCAGTGAACGGAAGGTTCTGGATCGGACCCAGTTGATCCTGGACATTTTTGCTCAGCATGCGAAGACCAGAGCCGGAAAACTGCAGGTGGAGATGGCCCAGTTGCGCTACACCATGCCTCGCCTGGTGCGCCAGGACAGAGCCATGAGCCGTTTGGCAGGCGGAATCGGGGGTCGCGGCCCGGGGGAGACGAAGCTGGAATTGGATCGCCGAAAGATTCGCCAGCGCATAGCGAGGATAAAACAGGATCTGGAGGACTTGCGCCGGCAGCGTGAAGCCACCAGGGTCCGTCGTCAGAAGGTGGGGCTGCCTATCGTGGCCATGGTCGGATACACCAATACAGGCAAATCCAGCTTGCTGAACATTCTCACGGCCAGCGAGGTACTTGCGGAAAACAAGCTTTTTGCCACGCTTGATCCCACCAGCCGCCGGGTTCGGTTTCCTCAGCAACGGGAAGTGATCATCACGGACACGGTTGGATTCATCCGTCGTCTGCCTCCAGAACTCAAGGAAGCCTTTCGGGCGACTTTGGAGGAATTGGACGAGGCCGATCTGTTTTTACATGTTGCGGATGCCGCCCACCCTGAACTGGAGCGTCAGGTCCAGGATGTGCGGGGCATTCTGGAAGAAATGAATCTTCAGGAAGTCCCGACCTTGTTGCTGCTGAACAAGCTCGATCTCCTGTCCGTCGAGGACCGGGTACGGCTTGGGCAAATATTTCCTGAAGGGATCGGAATATCCGTTCAAACCGGAGAGGGGCTGGAAAATCTTGTCCAGCGCATCATGATCGCCCTTCCTGTTTCCCTTGCCTGA
- a CDS encoding IMP cyclohydrolase, whose protein sequence is MQLLPIRQALLSVTDKTGLRDFATFLHQGGVQLVSTGGTRKILLEAGLPVRAVSEVTGFPEILDGRVKTLHPHIHGPLLADKDNPAHLQTLAERNLLPLDLICVNLYNFAGALEQNLDIRDCIEQIDIGGPTMLRAAAKNFHSVLVVPDPEFYSRIMGELASQHYRVSLALRRETAARTFRLTSNYDAMIAQHLAKVDGASQN, encoded by the coding sequence ATGCAATTATTACCTATCAGACAGGCGCTGCTCAGCGTCACGGATAAAACTGGCTTGCGGGATTTCGCGACTTTTTTGCATCAAGGTGGAGTACAACTTGTTTCAACGGGAGGAACGAGGAAGATCTTGCTGGAAGCCGGCCTGCCAGTCCGAGCAGTGAGCGAGGTTACTGGGTTTCCGGAAATCCTTGATGGGCGGGTCAAAACACTGCACCCGCATATTCATGGGCCTTTACTGGCAGACAAGGACAACCCCGCACACTTGCAGACTCTCGCTGAACGGAATCTGTTGCCCCTGGACCTGATCTGCGTCAACCTGTACAATTTTGCAGGCGCCCTTGAACAAAACCTGGACATCCGGGATTGTATCGAACAGATCGACATCGGCGGGCCGACCATGCTCCGGGCCGCCGCGAAGAATTTTCACAGCGTCCTGGTGGTTCCTGATCCTGAATTTTATTCACGCATAATGGGTGAATTGGCATCTCAGCATTATCGTGTCAGCCTAGCCCTGCGTCGAGAGACTGCGGCGAGAACTTTTCGCTTGACTTCGAATTATGATGCCATGATCGCACAGCATCTTGCCAAGGTTGATGGAGCGTCTCAGAATTAA
- a CDS encoding tetratricopeptide repeat protein produces MTSHLDYEINKELGECYLFMGELDKAEQYYEKAANSNGTHPDPYLGLATVAVQRGHLENALSLYRRATEIQSTDKSLAGMALVEMETGVINDAYEHFSQALELNPENLVALYGLVQVAHSLDCLDKLISPLENFLELNPDKAEIRFTLAGVLIKLGKVTQAKEQLEQCLEIDPTYDPAKELLLEMVQ; encoded by the coding sequence ATGACCAGCCATCTTGATTATGAAATCAACAAAGAACTTGGAGAGTGCTATCTGTTCATGGGCGAGCTGGACAAGGCGGAGCAGTATTATGAAAAAGCCGCCAACTCCAACGGAACGCATCCTGATCCATATCTGGGTTTGGCAACAGTCGCGGTCCAACGTGGACACCTTGAGAATGCACTCAGCCTCTACAGACGCGCAACGGAAATTCAATCCACAGACAAATCTCTTGCAGGCATGGCTTTGGTGGAAATGGAGACCGGCGTCATAAACGATGCATATGAGCATTTTTCCCAGGCCTTGGAACTCAACCCCGAAAACTTGGTGGCCCTCTACGGACTGGTCCAGGTTGCCCACAGCCTGGACTGCCTGGACAAGCTCATCTCACCCTTGGAAAATTTTCTTGAACTCAACCCGGACAAGGCTGAAATACGCTTCACCCTGGCAGGCGTCCTGATCAAGCTAGGCAAAGTCACTCAGGCCAAAGAACAGCTTGAACAGTGCCTGGAGATCGACCCGACCTACGACCCAGCCAAGGAACTTCTGCTCGAGATGGTTCAATAA
- the flgB gene encoding flagellar basal body rod protein FlgB produces MKSLFGSHIHLQAKVLDMRLERQNVVAGNLANIKTPGYKARSLEFEEDLQRALGLDARGKMTRTNASHMPAEFDAKNFSADFIKDLKPRVTQGEDAVDLDKEMTTMAKNTLLYNTLITTLQKNFEGLKTVITEGGR; encoded by the coding sequence GTGAAAAGCCTGTTCGGTTCACATATTCATCTCCAGGCCAAGGTCCTGGATATGCGCCTTGAACGTCAAAATGTCGTCGCAGGGAATTTGGCGAACATCAAGACGCCGGGCTACAAGGCCCGCAGCCTGGAATTCGAGGAAGATCTGCAGCGAGCTTTGGGATTGGATGCACGGGGGAAGATGACCCGGACCAACGCAAGTCACATGCCGGCGGAATTCGACGCGAAAAATTTTTCCGCTGACTTCATAAAGGATCTCAAGCCGCGCGTAACGCAGGGCGAGGATGCCGTGGATCTGGACAAGGAGATGACAACAATGGCCAAGAACACGCTGCTCTATAATACGCTGATTACGACGTTGCAGAAGAACTTTGAAGGATTGAAGACAGTCATTACTGAAGGAGGTCGCTAA
- the flgC gene encoding flagellar basal body rod protein FlgC, producing MDFMTALDIGASGLSAERTHLNVISMNLANVNTTRTPEGGPYRRKSVVFQSTPLDSPFTKAMRSELEREVQGVKVSGVVTDQRPLKRVYDPGHPDADGQGYVSLPDINVVEEMANMMTALRTYEANAATVSSAKAMFNKALELGR from the coding sequence ATGGACTTCATGACCGCTCTGGATATCGGTGCTTCCGGATTGAGTGCCGAACGGACGCATTTGAACGTCATATCCATGAATCTGGCCAATGTGAACACGACTCGTACACCTGAAGGCGGTCCATACCGCAGAAAAAGCGTTGTCTTTCAGTCCACCCCCCTGGATTCCCCATTCACCAAGGCCATGCGCTCCGAACTTGAGCGGGAGGTGCAGGGCGTGAAAGTCAGTGGAGTCGTCACGGACCAGCGGCCCCTGAAAAGGGTTTATGATCCGGGCCACCCTGATGCGGATGGGCAGGGCTACGTCAGCCTGCCGGACATCAACGTGGTCGAGGAAATGGCGAACATGATGACGGCCTTGCGCACGTACGAGGCCAACGCCGCCACGGTTTCCTCGGCCAAGGCCATGTTCAACAAGGCTCTGGAACTGGGTAGATAA